In Fibrobacter sp. UWR3, a single window of DNA contains:
- a CDS encoding GerW family sporulation protein, producing the protein MAIEKLAETLLEKLRFITQAETVIGKPIQAGESTVVPVSRVSVGFGFGGHQSKGDTSASGGGASVEPVAFLVIKGDDVRIMPISKDSSLVSKVMDIVPDVVNKFSKKTDAE; encoded by the coding sequence ATGGCTATCGAAAAACTTGCAGAAACTCTTTTGGAAAAGCTCCGTTTCATCACGCAGGCGGAGACTGTTATCGGAAAACCTATCCAGGCCGGTGAATCTACGGTCGTGCCTGTGAGCCGCGTGTCTGTCGGCTTCGGCTTTGGCGGCCACCAGTCCAAGGGTGACACCTCCGCTTCCGGTGGTGGCGCCTCGGTCGAACCGGTAGCGTTCCTCGTCATCAAGGGCGACGACGTGCGCATCATGCCCATCAGCAAGGATAGCTCGCTTGTGTCGAAGGTCATGGACATCGTCCCCGACGTGGTGAACAAGTTCAGCAAGAAGACTGACGCAGAATAG